One Paucidesulfovibrio longus DSM 6739 DNA segment encodes these proteins:
- a CDS encoding universal stress protein — protein MDNVLIAIDSSESSFWLAFYALGLTRRVKANVSILMVVDQELMEQSGEDDEWIGLPERRLESLIAEESSDRARIPYYVAHGSLEQEILHFVQENAVTILVIAKPSGKDPKRTRRFLEMLERISKQTSCHIEVVQKVLAQRER, from the coding sequence ATGGACAACGTACTCATAGCGATCGACTCCTCGGAATCCAGCTTCTGGCTGGCCTTCTATGCCCTGGGACTGACCCGCAGGGTCAAGGCCAACGTCTCCATCCTCATGGTCGTGGACCAGGAGCTCATGGAGCAGTCCGGCGAGGACGACGAGTGGATCGGCCTGCCGGAACGGCGGCTGGAGTCCCTCATCGCCGAGGAAAGCTCCGACCGGGCCCGTATTCCCTACTACGTGGCCCACGGCTCCCTGGAGCAGGAGATTCTGCATTTCGTGCAGGAGAACGCGGTCACCATCCTGGTCATCGCCAAGCCGTCCGGCAAAGACCCCAAGCGAACACGGCGTTTCCTGGAAATGCTCGAACGAATCAGCAAACAGACCAGCTGTCATATCGAGGTCGTGCAAAAGGTTCTGGCCCAGCGGGAGCGTTGA